DNA sequence from the Actinomycetota bacterium genome:
CCTGGCTGACGTCCGCTTGGCGGCAGCCTTCTTGGTCGTCGACTTCTTGGCCGCTGCCTTCTTTGCCGTCGACTTCTTGGCCGTCGACTTCTTTGCCGTCGACTTCCGTGCGGTCGACTTCTTGGCCGTCGACTTCTTCGCC
Encoded proteins:
- a CDS encoding histone H1-like repetitive region-containing protein; translation: MPMKKAAKRPAAKKSTAKRPTAKKSTAKKSTAKKSTAKKSTARKSTAKKSTAKKSTAKKAAAKKSTTKKAAAKRTSAR